A window of Clostridium botulinum BKT015925 contains these coding sequences:
- a CDS encoding HEAT repeat domain-containing protein, producing MRKGLVELDWNKIDKYSNEDITYFLFVEGKSIDSICKIRNIDRTTVQNHIIEGKIKYRFLTKSKDSKEFFATISKAGKADKIQVLASLNKENRRKLIKFIKNNYKDMYPKDKESAVWILGELKDIEGLDILMKASVHKFVNVRRMAVSAMGKLENTKCEVALIRALDDENAQVIMYSIKALEKIKSLRAKEKIIKIMNSTSKEYLKRTALMYIESMDNISNRKGNEYK from the coding sequence ATGAGAAAGGGACTTGTAGAACTTGACTGGAATAAAATAGATAAGTACAGTAATGAAGATATAACTTATTTTTTATTTGTTGAGGGAAAGAGCATAGACAGTATATGTAAAATAAGAAATATTGATAGGACTACAGTTCAAAATCATATAATAGAGGGAAAAATAAAGTATAGATTTTTAACGAAAAGCAAAGACTCCAAAGAATTTTTTGCTACTATATCTAAAGCAGGAAAAGCTGATAAAATCCAAGTGCTAGCGTCTTTAAACAAAGAAAATAGAAGAAAACTTATAAAATTTATAAAAAATAATTACAAAGATATGTACCCAAAAGACAAAGAATCCGCTGTGTGGATACTTGGAGAACTTAAAGATATAGAAGGATTAGACATATTAATGAAGGCTTCAGTGCATAAATTTGTAAATGTAAGAAGAATGGCAGTATCAGCTATGGGAAAACTTGAAAATACTAAATGTGAAGTTGCATTAATAAGAGCTTTAGATGATGAAAATGCCCAAGTTATAATGTATTCTATTAAAGCACTAGAAAAAATAAAAAGTTTAAGGGCAAAAGAAAAGATAATTAAGATAATGAATAGTACTTCTAAAGAATATTTAAAAAGAACTGCATTAATGTATATAGAAAGTATGGATAATATTTCAAATAGAAAGGGGAATGAGTATAAGTGA
- a CDS encoding nucleotidyltransferase domain-containing protein — protein MLNNIEKYQRAFSSLINKLKNNESILAAMVFGSVLTGDLWEGSDIDLFVICKNKINNKGRIYTEEEGIKVHIKLISKEKFLTLYDEELAGGFIHRVFLSSRLVFSKDDEVTSKYDIGRYYPDIDREKWNMVYFSDLLKSIEVCKKYLANNGTYMAYSSAIKAMEDFSKLYVNSSGYMISKDVMTMATNLNDKLRELTDELFFVTKEDMYEIINEVINFLEEDININIKKYTALLLEFMKEQEVPLSSEDILVNELFNNLNIRFERLLNRMLENGIIKRKNRNYKDEENNVLISENVYFI, from the coding sequence ATGCTGAATAATATAGAAAAATATCAAAGAGCATTTTCATCTTTAATAAATAAACTTAAAAATAATGAATCTATTCTTGCAGCTATGGTTTTTGGTAGTGTGTTAACGGGGGACCTGTGGGAAGGATCAGATATAGACTTATTTGTTATATGTAAAAATAAGATAAATAATAAAGGAAGAATTTATACTGAAGAAGAAGGTATAAAAGTACATATAAAGTTAATAAGTAAAGAGAAATTTTTAACATTATATGATGAAGAACTAGCGGGTGGTTTTATTCACAGGGTATTTTTATCATCAAGATTAGTTTTTTCAAAGGATGATGAAGTTACTAGTAAGTATGATATAGGAAGATACTATCCAGATATTGATAGAGAAAAATGGAATATGGTTTATTTTAGTGATTTATTAAAGAGTATAGAAGTATGTAAAAAATATTTAGCTAACAATGGAACATACATGGCATATAGTTCAGCAATAAAGGCTATGGAAGATTTTTCGAAATTATATGTTAATTCTTCAGGGTATATGATAAGTAAAGATGTTATGACAATGGCGACTAATTTAAATGACAAATTAAGAGAGCTCACTGATGAATTATTTTTTGTTACTAAAGAAGATATGTATGAGATAATTAATGAAGTTATTAATTTTTTAGAGGAAGATATAAATATAAATATAAAAAAATATACTGCATTATTGTTAGAGTTTATGAAAGAGCAAGAAGTTCCATTAAGTTCTGAAGATATATTAGTAAATGAATTATTCAATAATCTTAATATTAGATTTGAAAGATTGTTGAATAGAATGCTAGAAAATGGCATAATAAAGAGAAAAAATAGAAATTATAAAGATGAAGAGAACAACGTTTTAATAAGTGAAAATGTATATTTTATTTAG
- a CDS encoding amidohydrolase, whose product MKTLIKNVAIVTMNDNEEVIENGYILIDDNKIQKVCSGELKEDIKDAKVIDGRGYCAMPGLVNSHTHAAMTLLRGYGEGLPLMRWLNEKVWPMESTFKDEHREIGNKLAYIEMLRSGTTTFNDMYFKFDKMLDTIKSFDIRCVLGTSLLGDEWEIQLKEAIDLKQLVEKDYKNSLIKTMIAPHSPYTLSREALVQTARASKEYNENIHIHVAETLDEINIIKEKYNMTPVEYMVDTGIFDSKVMAAHCVHLTDNDIDIIKNKNVSPIYNPQSNMKLASGVPRIIDMLDKGINVCMGTDGTCSNNNLNMLEEMETGALLQNLFYKDTTRLSAKTVFKMATVNGAKALGIENLGSIQEGNIADLIMLNMNKASMIPCHDIYSNIVFSASGNEVEYVIINGKLVMEKGELINIDEEKILYEGKKFCEKL is encoded by the coding sequence ATGAAGACACTAATAAAAAATGTAGCAATAGTTACTATGAATGATAATGAAGAAGTTATAGAAAATGGATATATTCTTATAGATGATAACAAGATTCAAAAAGTATGCAGTGGTGAACTTAAAGAAGATATTAAAGATGCAAAAGTAATAGATGGTAGAGGATATTGTGCGATGCCAGGACTTGTTAACAGTCATACTCACGCAGCTATGACACTTCTAAGAGGGTATGGTGAAGGACTACCTCTTATGAGATGGTTGAATGAAAAAGTATGGCCTATGGAAAGCACATTTAAAGATGAGCATAGAGAAATAGGAAATAAACTTGCATATATTGAAATGTTAAGAAGCGGTACAACAACATTTAATGATATGTATTTTAAATTTGATAAAATGTTAGATACTATTAAAAGCTTTGATATAAGATGTGTGCTTGGAACATCATTATTAGGAGATGAATGGGAAATTCAATTAAAAGAAGCTATTGATTTGAAGCAATTAGTAGAAAAAGACTATAAAAATAGTCTTATAAAAACAATGATAGCTCCCCATTCACCATATACATTATCTCGTGAAGCTTTAGTGCAAACAGCAAGAGCTTCAAAAGAGTATAATGAAAATATTCATATACATGTAGCTGAAACTTTAGATGAAATAAATATAATAAAGGAAAAATATAATATGACACCAGTGGAGTATATGGTTGATACAGGTATATTTGATAGTAAAGTTATGGCAGCACATTGTGTACATTTAACTGATAATGATATAGATATTATAAAAAATAAAAATGTAAGTCCTATATATAACCCACAAAGTAATATGAAACTTGCAAGTGGAGTTCCAAGAATAATTGATATGCTAGATAAAGGAATAAATGTATGTATGGGTACAGATGGAACATGTAGTAATAATAATCTTAATATGTTAGAAGAGATGGAAACAGGGGCATTACTTCAAAATCTTTTCTATAAAGATACTACTAGATTAAGTGCTAAGACAGTTTTTAAAATGGCAACAGTTAATGGAGCAAAGGCACTAGGAATAGAAAATCTAGGTTCAATACAAGAAGGAAATATTGCAGATCTTATAATGTTAAATATGAATAAAGCAAGTATGATTCCATGTCATGATATATATTCAAATATAGTATTTTCAGCAAGTGGAAATGAAGTTGAATATGTAATAATTAATGGAAAGCTTGTAATGGAAAAAGGCGAACTTATAAATATTGATGAAGAGAAAATTTTATATGAAGGAAAGAAATTTTGTGAAAAGCTATAG
- a CDS encoding PLP-dependent aminotransferase family protein — protein sequence MDKYYIKFKEDVPKYIQIVNHVKKLIYHREILDGEKLPAIRILSKKLGVNNVTIVTAYNKLEVEGFAIQKIGSGTFAKGREDNKEFLKEYSNIYRKISSGYLKDYIDFTGETTSGKFFPVDTFKEVLNKVLDRDGAESFTYQDSLGYEGLRKSINKNFWKNEIDNENILIVSGAQQGIDIAAKAIININDYVLVEKPTYSGALNVFKSRRANILEVEIEENGLNMKLLRKILKKNKIKCFYIMSYFQNPTGNTYSTEDKLQILNLAEEYNFYIIEDDYLSELIYDENIKYDSFKSLDIYDRVIYIKSFSKIFLPGIRMGYLIPPKVFSESVQNCKVNTDITTSSLMQRALELYINEGYWKRHMAFLNESYKNRYYYMKECIENILSDKVTFKSPGGGLNFYLKISNSIKINAIELFNKCKNNKVIITPGVLFYKSIIDGEKFFRVGFSVTGVEDIKKGINIINKLLVQKGE from the coding sequence ATGGACAAATACTATATAAAGTTTAAGGAAGATGTTCCGAAGTACATACAAATTGTAAATCATGTAAAAAAGTTGATCTATCATAGAGAGATTTTAGATGGAGAAAAGCTTCCAGCTATTAGAATTTTATCGAAGAAATTAGGAGTAAATAATGTAACAATAGTAACTGCATATAACAAATTAGAGGTAGAGGGGTTTGCTATTCAAAAAATAGGTAGTGGTACTTTTGCAAAAGGAAGAGAAGATAATAAAGAATTTTTAAAAGAATATTCTAATATATACAGAAAAATAAGTAGTGGATATCTAAAAGATTACATAGATTTTACAGGGGAAACTACTAGCGGTAAGTTTTTTCCTGTAGATACTTTTAAAGAAGTATTAAATAAGGTTTTAGATAGAGATGGGGCAGAATCATTTACTTATCAAGATTCATTAGGATATGAGGGACTTAGAAAAAGTATCAATAAAAACTTCTGGAAAAATGAAATAGATAATGAAAATATACTTATTGTATCGGGAGCTCAACAAGGAATAGATATAGCAGCTAAGGCAATAATTAATATAAATGACTATGTTTTAGTTGAAAAGCCAACATATAGTGGAGCGTTAAATGTTTTTAAAAGTAGAAGAGCAAATATATTAGAAGTTGAAATTGAAGAAAATGGCTTAAATATGAAATTATTAAGAAAAATATTAAAGAAAAATAAAATAAAATGTTTTTATATAATGAGCTATTTTCAAAATCCAACTGGAAATACATATAGTACTGAGGATAAACTACAAATCTTAAATCTTGCAGAAGAATATAATTTTTATATTATAGAAGATGATTATTTATCTGAATTAATATATGATGAAAATATAAAGTATGACAGTTTTAAAAGTTTAGATATATATGATAGAGTTATATATATAAAAAGTTTTTCAAAAATATTTTTACCGGGTATAAGAATGGGATATTTAATACCACCGAAAGTATTTAGTGAAAGTGTTCAAAATTGCAAAGTGAATACAGATATAACTACATCTAGTTTAATGCAAAGGGCATTAGAATTATATATTAATGAAGGTTATTGGAAAAGGCATATGGCGTTTTTAAATGAGTCATATAAAAATAGATATTATTATATGAAAGAGTGCATTGAAAATATTTTGAGTGATAAAGTAACTTTTAAGAGTCCTGGTGGAGGTCTTAATTTTTACTTAAAAATATCTAATAGTATAAAAATAAATGCTATAGAGCTTTTTAATAAATGTAAAAATAATAAGGTTATAATAACTCCGGGAGTACTTTTTTATAAAAGTATTATAGATGGAGAAAAATTTTTTAGAGTGGGATTCTCAGTAACAGGTGTAGAAGATATAAAAAAAGGTATAAATATAATAAATAAATTATTAGTGCAAAAGGGTGAATGA